One stretch of Glycine soja cultivar W05 chromosome 7, ASM419377v2, whole genome shotgun sequence DNA includes these proteins:
- the LOC114417829 gene encoding annexin D5-like, producing the protein MTTLSVPPVIPSPREDAIKLHKAFKGLGCDTSKVIKILAHRNAEQRSLIQQEFETNYSELLSKRLSKELRGHVKKAVLLWLHDPATRDAKVVRKALTISVVDNQAITEIICSRTPSQLRRLKEVYLSTYHSYLEQDIESKTSGDHKKLLLAYVSIPRYEGLELDHIIVQEDAKQLYKSGEKRIGTDEKMFIKIFSEKSGAHLAAVNSTYIASYGHSLEKAIKKETSGNFESALLTILRCATDPAMYFAKILRKSMKGVGTDDSRLIRVIVTRTEIDMQFIKIAYYKKYGKPLTHAVKSDTSGHYKDLLLNLLGSDY; encoded by the exons ATGACAACTTTGAGCGTACCTCCAGTAATACCCTCGCCTAGGGAAGATGCTATCAAGTTGCATAAAGCTTTCAAAG GTCTTGGTTGTGACACGTCTAAAGTTATCAAAATCCTTGCTCACAGGAATGCAGAACAACGCAGCCTCATTCAACAAGAATTTGAAACCAACTACTCTGAACTACTTTCCAAACGATTATCAAAAGAGCTTCGTGGGCATGTTAAG AAAGCAGTGTTGCTTTGGTTGCATGATCCTGCAACTAGGGATGCTAAGGTAGTAAGAAAAGCCTTAACTATCTCAGTTGTTGATAATCAAGCTATAACAGAAATAATATGTTCTCGTACCCCATCACAATTAAGGCGATTGAAAGAAGTTTATCTGTCAACTTATCATTCCTATCTTGAGCAAGATATTGAGAGCAAAACCAGTGGTGATCACAAGAAG TTGTTGCTGGCATATGTAAGTATACCACGCTATGAAGGCCTAGAGCTAGATCATATAATAGTACAGGAGGATGCAAAACAACTCTATAAATCAGGGGAGAAAAGGATAGGAACTGATGAGAAGATGTTCATAaaaatttttagtgaaaaaagcGGCGCACATTTGGCTGCAGTCAATTCTACCTACATAGCTTCATATGGACACTCGCTAGAAAAG GCAATAAAGAAGGAAACATCTGGCAATTTTGAGAGTGCCCTCTTAACCATACTGCGTTGTGCTACTGATCCTGCTATGTACTTTGCCAAG ATTCTGCGCAAGTCAATGAAGGGTGTGGGAACTGATGATAGTAGACTAATAAGGGTAATTGTGACAAGGACTGAGATAGACatgcaatttataaaaatagcatattataagaaatatggaAAACCATTAACTCATGCTGTCAAGTCAGACACATCAGGCCATTATAAAGATTTGCTTCTAAATCTTTTAGGTTCTGATTATTAG